In Stutzerimonas stutzeri, a genomic segment contains:
- a CDS encoding AraC family transcriptional regulator: protein MAPAYECDTRFIAAHHQPAVLIDLALSRGIDSHQLLRGTGLFYEDVASGQARISAQQALTLIANARRLLDADDSSFLLGQRLLPGHYGEVSHALTHSSTLLQALEQLQHFRALLSPLLTPRLLLDDHQAYLYWTDSCGAPEQKQFLTEASLTAVVAMSKRLSGDRLPWRFHIAYPQPRHVEQYWVHLGEQLAFDSQMTMMSLPREYLHKPWPNTSATAGQVAHQASCLQLDSLGWSSSFIDQLYDHLYANVREPLNLERVAQAFDMSPASLKRKLHKHGTGFQEQLDQVRKHVALYLYQMKSYSNEEVANYLRFNDTTNFRRSFKRWTGLAPSGLRQLFE from the coding sequence ATGGCTCCCGCATACGAATGCGACACGCGCTTCATCGCGGCTCATCACCAGCCTGCCGTGCTGATCGATCTGGCCCTGTCGCGCGGCATCGATAGCCATCAGCTGCTACGTGGCACCGGCCTGTTCTACGAGGACGTCGCCAGCGGCCAGGCGCGTATCAGTGCGCAACAAGCACTGACGCTGATCGCCAACGCAAGGCGCTTGCTGGATGCCGACGACAGCAGTTTTCTACTCGGTCAGCGGCTGCTACCCGGTCACTACGGTGAAGTCAGTCATGCGCTGACTCATTCCAGCACCCTGCTTCAGGCGCTGGAGCAGTTGCAGCACTTCCGAGCGCTGCTGAGCCCGCTGCTGACGCCGCGTCTGCTGCTCGATGACCACCAGGCCTATCTGTACTGGACCGATAGCTGCGGTGCGCCTGAGCAGAAGCAATTCCTCACCGAAGCCAGCCTGACCGCCGTGGTAGCGATGAGCAAACGGCTGTCAGGCGACCGTTTGCCGTGGCGCTTCCATATCGCTTATCCGCAGCCGCGCCATGTCGAGCAGTACTGGGTGCATCTGGGTGAGCAACTGGCGTTCGACAGCCAGATGACGATGATGAGCCTGCCGCGCGAATACTTGCACAAACCCTGGCCCAATACCTCTGCCACGGCGGGCCAGGTCGCGCATCAGGCGAGCTGCCTGCAACTGGATAGCCTCGGCTGGAGCAGCAGCTTCATCGATCAGCTCTACGACCACCTCTATGCCAACGTCCGCGAGCCGCTGAACCTGGAACGGGTCGCCCAGGCATTCGACATGAGCCCCGCCTCGCTCAAGCGCAAGTTGCACAAGCACGGCACGGGCTTTCAAGAGCAACTGGATCAGGTGCGCAAGCATGTGGCCCTGTATCTCTACCAGATGAAGAGCTACAGCAATGAAGAGGTGGCGAACTACCTGCGCTTCAACGACACCACCAACTTCCGCCGTTCCTTCAAGCGCTGGACGGGCCTGGCGCCCAGCGGCCTGCGTCAGTTGTTCGAATAG
- a CDS encoding GGDEF domain-containing protein: MKSLLKLHTLTLLGLAFAANFGLQVYLATGQIKTWAEINWMDVAGEGGCAVLALAWLIMLLHSRPAGRVTRLLALGLCCVFFSWWMDTLDEFIHLPELAVWDNWLETAPMPIGLLVLTLGIYHLNQEQRAISQQMSKREKGFREHRLFDKLTPLGAAEYLRQQVQLALAQAQSEQQPLSLVTVDLDEFNAINQRYGQAEGDAVLQAMAQLLLLNLRRQDLLCRLAGDRFVAVLPNTGEAQARLIASELQQAVASLAHKTEQHGERVHLCASTATVMAFDDDAEQLLKRLNLSLAKTKQQLPRCA; encoded by the coding sequence ATGAAATCTCTGCTCAAACTCCACACCCTCACCCTGCTCGGCCTCGCCTTCGCGGCCAATTTCGGCCTGCAGGTGTACCTCGCCACCGGCCAGATCAAGACCTGGGCCGAGATCAACTGGATGGACGTCGCCGGTGAAGGTGGCTGTGCCGTCCTCGCCCTCGCCTGGCTGATCATGCTGCTGCACAGCCGTCCGGCAGGTCGGGTGACGCGGCTGCTCGCCCTGGGCCTTTGCTGCGTGTTCTTTTCCTGGTGGATGGACACGCTGGATGAATTCATCCACCTGCCGGAGTTGGCCGTCTGGGACAACTGGCTGGAGACCGCTCCGATGCCGATCGGCCTGCTGGTACTGACACTGGGCATCTATCACCTGAATCAGGAACAGCGCGCCATCAGCCAGCAAATGAGCAAGCGCGAGAAAGGCTTTCGCGAGCACCGCCTGTTCGACAAGCTCACGCCGCTGGGCGCCGCCGAATACCTCCGCCAACAGGTGCAGCTGGCCCTGGCACAGGCGCAATCGGAGCAACAACCGCTGTCGCTGGTAACAGTGGACCTGGACGAATTCAACGCCATCAACCAGCGCTACGGTCAGGCCGAAGGTGACGCGGTGTTGCAGGCCATGGCGCAACTGCTTTTGCTCAACCTGCGGCGCCAGGATTTGCTCTGCCGCTTGGCCGGTGACCGCTTCGTTGCGGTACTGCCCAATACCGGTGAAGCCCAGGCCCGATTGATCGCCAGCGAGCTGCAACAGGCGGTCGCCAGCCTCGCACACAAGACCGAGCAGCATGGCGAGCGGGTGCATCTGTGCGCCAGCACCGCCACCGTAATGGCTTTCGACGACGACGCCGAACAATTGCTCAAGCGCCTCAACCTGAGCCTGGCCAAAACCAAGCAACAATTGCCGCGCTGCGCCTGA
- a CDS encoding GMC oxidoreductase — protein sequence MEINRVSARNIDESQYELVVIGSGFGSSFFLTEALKHITGRALIIEWGDFHPWDWQIQTQSSSAITPESTYDNRGEKPWNTTIALGGGMNCWYSQTPRLHPSDFAIRSRYGVGNDWPLSYDELEPYYCQAEQIMSIAGDPDMGKVLPRSQPFPQPPHKGSSIDMLMKEAMPDHHFIMPTGRARVATGTRGVCCANATCNLCPMNAKFTAQNGLAELYSHPKVDVCLKAEVRTLEYQGNTIKSVTLRSEGGEFKVFGDLFVLGANAIQSPAILLRSDIAFGETGMGLHEQVGANVEVYLDGLGNFDGSTITTGLNYSLYDGDFRKDHSACLVYFENRWPYGLRPERGRWNETLPLMLVSEDLPNVKNRVMIDPQSGQAIIDYQGESEYGMKGVQYGLDSLEKLLAPLPVESINFREWRLTESHVQGTLRMGQVDDGSVVDGQMLHHQMRNLVVVGTATYPSCSPANPSLTAAALSIRAADLLYS from the coding sequence GTGGAAATCAACCGCGTAAGCGCAAGGAATATCGACGAATCACAGTATGAGTTGGTGGTAATCGGGTCGGGTTTCGGGTCCAGCTTCTTTCTGACCGAAGCGTTGAAGCACATTACTGGGCGCGCCTTGATCATCGAGTGGGGCGATTTTCATCCCTGGGACTGGCAGATCCAGACCCAGAGCAGTTCGGCGATCACACCGGAATCCACCTACGATAATCGTGGCGAGAAGCCGTGGAACACCACCATTGCACTCGGCGGAGGCATGAACTGCTGGTACTCGCAGACGCCGCGATTGCACCCCAGCGATTTCGCCATCCGAAGTCGCTACGGCGTTGGCAACGATTGGCCGCTGAGCTACGACGAGCTGGAACCCTACTACTGCCAGGCCGAGCAGATCATGTCCATTGCCGGTGACCCGGACATGGGCAAGGTGCTGCCACGCAGCCAGCCGTTCCCGCAGCCTCCGCACAAGGGCTCGTCTATCGACATGCTGATGAAGGAGGCGATGCCCGACCATCACTTCATCATGCCGACCGGGCGCGCACGGGTCGCGACCGGCACACGGGGCGTGTGCTGCGCCAATGCGACCTGCAATCTCTGCCCGATGAACGCCAAGTTCACTGCGCAGAATGGCCTGGCCGAGCTCTATAGCCATCCCAAGGTGGACGTCTGCTTGAAAGCCGAGGTACGTACGCTCGAATACCAAGGCAACACCATCAAAAGCGTGACGCTGCGTTCCGAGGGCGGCGAGTTCAAGGTGTTCGGCGATCTCTTTGTGCTTGGCGCCAATGCCATCCAGAGCCCGGCGATCCTGTTGCGCTCGGACATCGCCTTTGGCGAAACCGGTATGGGTCTGCATGAGCAGGTGGGGGCGAACGTCGAGGTGTATCTCGACGGTTTGGGCAACTTCGATGGCAGCACCATCACCACTGGCCTGAACTATTCCCTATATGACGGTGATTTCCGCAAGGATCACTCGGCTTGCCTGGTCTACTTCGAAAATCGTTGGCCCTACGGCCTGCGGCCCGAACGCGGACGCTGGAACGAGACTTTACCGTTGATGCTGGTTAGCGAAGATCTGCCCAACGTGAAGAATCGGGTGATGATCGATCCGCAAAGCGGGCAGGCGATCATCGACTATCAAGGCGAGTCCGAGTACGGCATGAAGGGTGTCCAGTACGGTCTGGACAGCCTGGAAAAGTTGCTCGCACCGCTGCCGGTCGAATCGATCAATTTCCGTGAGTGGCGCCTGACCGAGTCGCACGTCCAAGGCACGCTGCGTATGGGGCAGGTCGATGACGGGTCGGTGGTGGATGGCCAGATGCTGCATCACCAAATGAGAAACCTGGTGGTGGTGGGCACGGCAACCTACCCGAGCTGTTCGCCGGCCAATCCCAGCCTGACCGCCGCAGCCTTGTCCATTCGTGCCGCCGATCTGCTGTATAGCTAA
- a CDS encoding 2-hydroxyacid dehydrogenase, producing MRIAVFSTKPYDRRFLDQANQAHRHELVYFDPQLTVATAPLAAGYRGICAFVNDRLDAEVLQLLRASGTELIALRCAGFNNVDLVEAERLGITVARVPAYSPHAVAEHAVALLLSLNRMTFRAYNRVREGNFALDGLLGFDLYGKTVGVVGTGKIGLIFAKIMHGFGCKVLASDPFPDAAAKAFVRYVPLDTLLADADIISLHCPLTTETHHLIDARAIARMKDGVVLINTGRGRVVDTKAIIDALKSGKIGRLGLDVYEEEEQLFFQDLSQRIISDDQFMRLTTFPNVLITGHQAFFTAEALTNIAETTLSNICAFESGTGALQRVTVDRRV from the coding sequence ATGCGTATCGCGGTATTCAGCACCAAACCCTACGACCGCCGGTTTCTCGATCAGGCCAACCAAGCGCACCGGCATGAGCTGGTCTACTTCGACCCACAACTGACGGTGGCGACAGCGCCGCTGGCGGCGGGCTACAGAGGGATCTGCGCCTTCGTCAATGACAGGCTCGACGCCGAAGTGTTGCAACTGCTGCGGGCCAGCGGCACCGAGTTGATCGCCCTGCGCTGCGCTGGTTTCAACAACGTCGATCTGGTCGAAGCAGAACGGCTCGGCATCACCGTTGCGAGAGTCCCGGCCTATTCGCCGCATGCCGTGGCGGAGCACGCAGTCGCGTTGTTGCTGAGCCTGAACCGCATGACCTTTCGGGCCTATAACCGTGTGCGTGAGGGCAATTTTGCGCTCGATGGGCTGCTGGGTTTCGATCTCTACGGCAAGACCGTCGGCGTAGTCGGTACCGGCAAGATCGGGCTGATCTTCGCCAAGATCATGCACGGCTTCGGCTGCAAGGTGCTGGCTAGCGATCCCTTCCCAGATGCCGCGGCCAAGGCGTTTGTGCGCTACGTGCCGCTGGATACCCTGCTGGCTGACGCCGATATCATCTCGCTGCATTGTCCGCTAACCACGGAAACCCATCACCTGATCGATGCACGGGCGATTGCGCGGATGAAGGATGGCGTCGTGCTGATTAATACCGGCCGCGGGCGGGTAGTGGATACCAAGGCAATCATCGACGCGCTCAAGAGCGGCAAAATCGGTCGGTTGGGACTGGACGTGTACGAGGAGGAGGAGCAGCTGTTCTTTCAGGACCTGTCCCAGCGCATCATCAGCGATGACCAATTCATGCGTCTCACGACTTTCCCCAACGTGCTGATCACCGGCCACCAGGCGTTTTTCACCGCCGAGGCGTTGACCAATATTGCTGAAACCACGCTCAGCAATATCTGCGCGTTCGAAAGCGGCACTGGCGCGCTTCAGCGAGTCACGGTCGACAGGCGGGTGTGA
- the ggt gene encoding gamma-glutamyltransferase: MRPFFFVTVTVSIFISSHAALGANLEGAAVAAPDTYSAKAAAGVLSAGGNAVDAAVATAFTLAVTYPEAGNIGGGGFMTLYVEGKPYFLDYREVAPKGASKRMYLDDRGEVIENLSLVGAKAAGVPGTVLGLWEAHRRFGTLPWSELITPAIGYAREGFKVADQQFQYREDAIGLFNGTTNFESYFGAMSAGTNFRQPELAETLERIADQGADDFYKGKTADLLVAQMQRDGGLITKKDLADYRTKWREPMRIDWRGKSLYTAPLPSSGGIALAQLIGIKEQRAADFKDVTLNSARYIHLLAEIEKRVFADRADYLGDPDFSDVPVAQLTAPDYLMRRAAEINPTAISATEQVRPGLEPRQTTHFSIVDADGNAVSNTYTLNWDFGSGVVVQGAGFLLNDEMDDFSAKPGIANAFGVVGSDANAIEPGKRMLSSMSPSIVVQDGQVSLVLGTPGGSRIFTSIFQVLNNVYDFNLPLGEAVSAQRVHHQLLPKDTIYYDAYAPLTGEVADELKAMGYVLEDQGWSMGDIQAIRVDGKTLQTASDPRGRGVGMVIKP; encoded by the coding sequence ATGCGTCCGTTTTTCTTTGTCACCGTTACCGTTTCGATTTTCATCAGCAGCCACGCCGCTCTCGGCGCCAACCTCGAAGGCGCGGCGGTTGCGGCGCCAGACACCTACAGCGCCAAGGCCGCGGCAGGGGTCCTTAGCGCAGGTGGCAACGCGGTGGACGCGGCCGTGGCTACCGCTTTCACACTGGCGGTTACCTATCCGGAAGCCGGCAATATTGGCGGAGGGGGTTTCATGACCCTCTATGTGGAAGGCAAACCCTACTTTCTCGACTATCGCGAAGTCGCACCCAAGGGCGCCAGCAAGCGCATGTACCTTGATGACAGAGGAGAGGTTATCGAGAACCTAAGCCTGGTTGGCGCCAAGGCGGCTGGCGTTCCGGGAACGGTGTTGGGGCTGTGGGAAGCGCACCGGCGCTTCGGCACGTTGCCCTGGAGCGAACTGATTACGCCCGCGATTGGCTACGCGCGCGAAGGCTTCAAAGTGGCTGATCAGCAATTCCAGTACCGCGAGGATGCTATCGGGCTGTTCAACGGTACGACGAACTTTGAATCGTATTTTGGTGCCATGAGCGCGGGGACCAATTTCCGTCAGCCGGAGCTGGCCGAAACGCTGGAGCGCATCGCCGACCAGGGCGCTGACGATTTCTACAAGGGCAAGACGGCCGATCTGCTAGTCGCACAGATGCAGCGTGACGGCGGGCTGATCACCAAGAAAGACTTGGCCGACTACCGTACCAAGTGGCGCGAGCCGATGCGTATCGACTGGCGCGGCAAGAGCCTTTACACCGCTCCTCTACCCAGCTCAGGTGGCATTGCCCTGGCTCAGCTGATCGGTATCAAGGAGCAGCGTGCCGCCGATTTCAAGGACGTCACATTAAATTCGGCGCGCTATATCCATCTGCTCGCTGAAATCGAGAAGCGGGTATTCGCTGACCGTGCCGACTATCTCGGGGATCCGGATTTCTCCGATGTGCCGGTCGCACAACTGACCGCGCCGGACTATCTGATGCGACGCGCCGCCGAGATCAATCCAACGGCGATCTCGGCCACCGAGCAGGTTCGTCCAGGGCTGGAACCCCGGCAAACCACACATTTCTCCATCGTCGACGCCGACGGCAATGCGGTGAGTAATACCTATACCCTCAATTGGGATTTCGGCAGTGGGGTGGTGGTCCAGGGTGCGGGGTTCCTGCTCAATGACGAAATGGACGATTTCAGCGCCAAGCCGGGCATCGCCAATGCGTTCGGCGTGGTGGGCAGCGACGCCAACGCCATCGAGCCGGGTAAGCGCATGCTGTCGTCGATGAGCCCGAGCATCGTCGTCCAGGATGGACAGGTTAGCCTGGTGCTCGGCACACCCGGTGGCTCACGGATTTTCACCTCCATTTTTCAGGTGCTGAACAACGTGTACGACTTCAACCTCCCGCTGGGTGAGGCCGTTTCGGCGCAACGCGTTCATCACCAGCTGCTGCCCAAGGACACCATTTACTACGACGCCTATGCGCCGCTCACAGGTGAGGTCGCGGATGAGTTGAAAGCGATGGGTTATGTCCTCGAGGATCAGGGCTGGTCGATGGGGGATATCCAGGCCATACGTGTGGACGGCAAGACACTGCAGACCGCATCAGATCCACGCGGCCGAGGCGTGGGTATGGTCATCAAACCATGA
- a CDS encoding phosphoribosylaminoimidazolesuccinocarboxamide synthase gives MTPSNALSLKKIYSGKVRDLYEIDDKRMLMVATDRLSAFDVILAEPIPEKGKILTAISNFWFDKLAHLVPNHFTGDSVEDVVPAEELPLVEGRAVVAKRLKPVAVEAIVRGYIVGSGWKEYQKSGTVCGIQLPAGLKEAAKLPQPIFTPSTKAAVGDHDENISFEQCEAVIGKDLAAQVRDTSIALYTAAVEYAATRGIIIADTKFEFGLDEEGRLTLMDEVLTPDSSRFWPADSYQEGSNPPSFDKQFVRDWLESTGWNKEPPAPPVPADVAQKTADKYREALTRLTA, from the coding sequence ATGACCCCTTCCAATGCCCTCAGCCTGAAGAAAATCTATTCCGGCAAGGTTCGTGATCTATACGAAATCGACGACAAGCGCATGCTCATGGTCGCCACCGATCGGCTCTCGGCGTTCGACGTGATTCTCGCCGAGCCGATCCCGGAGAAGGGCAAGATCCTCACGGCGATTTCCAATTTCTGGTTCGACAAACTCGCCCATCTGGTTCCCAATCACTTCACCGGTGACAGCGTCGAGGATGTGGTCCCGGCAGAGGAGCTACCGCTGGTTGAGGGGCGTGCGGTGGTTGCCAAGCGTCTCAAGCCTGTTGCGGTCGAAGCCATCGTACGGGGTTACATCGTCGGCTCTGGCTGGAAGGAGTACCAGAAAAGCGGAACTGTTTGCGGCATTCAGCTGCCTGCCGGTCTGAAGGAAGCTGCCAAGTTGCCGCAGCCGATTTTCACCCCCTCGACCAAAGCCGCTGTAGGTGACCACGACGAGAATATTTCTTTTGAGCAGTGCGAGGCCGTTATCGGCAAGGACTTGGCCGCTCAGGTACGTGACACTTCCATTGCGCTCTACACCGCAGCCGTCGAATACGCGGCGACTCGCGGCATCATCATTGCCGACACCAAATTCGAATTCGGCCTCGACGAAGAGGGTCGCTTGACGCTAATGGATGAAGTGCTGACGCCTGATTCCAGCCGCTTCTGGCCAGCCGACAGCTATCAGGAAGGCAGCAATCCACCGAGCTTCGACAAGCAGTTCGTTCGTGACTGGCTGGAATCCACCGGCTGGAACAAGGAACCACCTGCGCCGCCAGTTCCGGCCGACGTTGCGCAGAAAACTGCTGACAAGTATCGCGAAGCCCTGACGCGCCTTACTGCCTGA